The sequence TACTTTTTAAAATATCGCGTTCATCACCACCTGGCAGTTCCGTATTCCCATAGCCTCCACAAAATATTGTATCACCACTTAAAAGTATATTTTCTATAAGGAAACAACAGCTACCAGGTGTATGACCTGGTGTATGAATAACTTTAATTGAGGTTTTACCAAATTTGAGGAAAGCTCCATCATTGATTTCAAAATCAAATATATTAGATGTTTTATCAAGAGGTGCTACCTCAAGTGGATGAATTCCGGCTCTCACATTAAGTGCATTTTTGACATCAATTAGAGCTTGTGTATGGTCAAAGTGGTTGTGTGTCAAAAGTATAATTTTTACATAAAGCCCATCACATGCAGCAATAATCTTATCAGCTTCTGCACCCGGGTCAACAATTACACCTTCGTTTTCTAAGCTTAAAATGTAAGCATTAGTCTCTAAAGGACCAACAACTATCCTTTGAAGCTTTATCATAAATGAGATTGCTTCGTCATTTCGTTCCTTGCAATGACGAGAAAGGATAACATCACCTTATGAACTCAACTTCTGATGGTGTCAACTTACTTATTATACCAGTGGCTTCCCTAAGTAGTAGGCTACCATCACATTCAATATCACAAAATTCACCTAATATTTCATCACCCTTTACTTTAATTATTACCCTTTCACCTAACAACAAAAGGCGGCTTTTTATAAGATTTAATATGTCTTCTCGTTCAATGTTATTTTCAAAATTAATGATAAACTCGTTCAAAAACTCTTCATTATCAATTTGGGAGCCAAGTTCTATCCTTAAAGAAGTGGCATCCGGTAACTCTTTTGGGAAGTTTACTTGATTTAAATTAACTCCTACTCCAATAACTAATTTTTCACCTTCACTCTCTGTCAGTATACCACCTATTTTTTTACCCCTAATTAAAATATCATTTGGCCACCTTATTCCTGTGGTTAATGGGCTAAATTTCTTAATCGTCTCAACAATACTAAATGCAGTCCTCAGTGATGGAATAGATATCTGACTGCCGTCGGGCAAGTTTTTTGGTGTTACAATGCTACACCATAGTCCACCTTTTGGAGACCACCAATACCTACCCCATCTCCCTTTCCCTTTGGTTTGTTCATTGGCTACTATAATAAAGTAATCAGGCATCTCATTATTTTGGAGCAGCTCCTTTGCAGTCTCATTTGTAGAAGCCAATGTTTCATAGGAATAAATTTTTTTAAAAAGATGAGGTCTCGCTTCTTTTGGTTCTTCCATCTTGCAATTACAATAATGGAGGTATTCATTTTTGTCAACTCAAAAAATGAGTAAAAAAACTGTTAGGTAAAAAAAATAAAAATTAGAACTTTTTGCTGAAAAGTAACACTTTTTGCAA is a genomic window of bacterium containing:
- a CDS encoding MBL fold metallo-hydrolase, whose amino-acid sequence is MIKLQRIVVGPLETNAYILSLENEGVIVDPGAEADKIIAACDGLYVKIILLTHNHFDHTQALIDVKNALNVRAGIHPLEVAPLDKTSNIFDFEINDGAFLKFGKTSIKVIHTPGHTPGSCCFLIENILLSGDTIFCGGYGNTELPGGDERDILKSIRNKIMILPPDTKICPGHGPPTTVGEEMPLYL
- a CDS encoding biotin--[acetyl-CoA-carboxylase] ligase → MEEPKEARPHLFKKIYSYETLASTNETAKELLQNNEMPDYFIIVANEQTKGKGRWGRYWWSPKGGLWCSIVTPKNLPDGSQISIPSLRTAFSIVETIKKFSPLTTGIRWPNDILIRGKKIGGILTESEGEKLVIGVGVNLNQVNFPKELPDATSLRIELGSQIDNEEFLNEFIINFENNIEREDILNLIKSRLLLLGERVIIKVKGDEILGEFCDIECDGSLLLREATGIISKLTPSEVEFIR